Proteins from a genomic interval of Candidatus Oleimmundimicrobium sp.:
- the rplW gene encoding 50S ribosomal protein L23, which translates to MGDPRSIIIRPIISEKSYDAIEGNKYSFEVCPDAKKSDVRCAVEEIFNVVVIKVNTMSVKGKLKRQGRTSGRTKNWKKAIVTLREGDRIEFFEGK; encoded by the coding sequence GTGGGTGATCCAAGAAGCATTATTATAAGACCGATAATTTCCGAGAAGAGCTACGATGCTATAGAAGGGAATAAATATAGCTTTGAAGTTTGTCCAGACGCGAAAAAGAGTGATGTGCGTTGTGCAGTTGAAGAAATATTTAATGTAGTAGTTATCAAGGTTAACACCATGTCGGTAAAGGGTAAATTAAAAAGGCAGGGACGAACTTCTGGTAGAACAAAGAATTGGAAAAAAGCGATTGTCACGTTAAGAGAAGGAGATCGCATAGAGTTCTTTGAAGGTAAATAG
- the rplD gene encoding 50S ribosomal protein L4, giving the protein MLKVPVHDHKGKIISEVELKPEIFESKIVESLVHQMVKLHLAEKRSGNASTKTRKDVSGGGIKPWKQKGTGRARAGSIRSPLWKGGGTVFGPTPRDYSFKVSKKAKRLALRSALSAKAKDFQILVLKNFNLKKPKTKDVVEVLKNVSVGKKTTMVLTSKDEIAKKSIKNIQKVKAIDVEQINVYDVLDNEILIFTQDALNALSEVLK; this is encoded by the coding sequence ATGTTAAAGGTACCAGTTCATGATCATAAGGGAAAAATAATAAGTGAAGTTGAGTTAAAACCAGAAATTTTTGAATCCAAAATAGTGGAGTCACTTGTTCATCAGATGGTAAAATTACATTTGGCGGAAAAGAGAAGCGGAAATGCGTCTACCAAGACACGAAAAGATGTAAGTGGTGGAGGGATTAAGCCATGGAAACAGAAGGGAACTGGTAGAGCAAGGGCTGGGAGCATACGTTCTCCTCTTTGGAAAGGTGGAGGAACGGTTTTTGGACCTACTCCGAGAGATTATTCATTTAAGGTTTCCAAAAAGGCAAAAAGGTTGGCTTTAAGGTCGGCTTTAAGTGCAAAAGCTAAAGATTTTCAAATTTTAGTTTTAAAGAATTTTAATCTTAAAAAACCAAAAACGAAAGATGTTGTTGAGGTATTAAAAAATGTAAGCGTAGGGAAGAAAACGACGATGGTGCTTACATCCAAAGATGAAATAGCTAAAAAATCTATTAAGAATATTCAAAAAGTGAAAGCCATCGATGTAGAACAAATAAATGTTTACGATGTTTTAGATAATGAAATATTGATTTTTACCCAAGATGCTTTAAATGCTTTATCGGAGGTGCTGAAATAG
- the rplC gene encoding 50S ribosomal protein L3: MSKGILGIKIGMTQIFNQDGRVIPATVIEAGPCVVTQMKSCDKDGYNAVQIGCGDIKENKVNKPLKGHFDKSKVGYKRYLAELRLDKNESFELGQSITVDIFSEGEKTDVVGISKGKGFAGVVKRWGFGGGPASHGSHFHRSTGSIGMCATPSRVLKGRKFPGRMGGKRVTTQNLEVVKVDKERNLLLLKGSVPGANGDLVLIKNAVKESSK; this comes from the coding sequence ATGTCAAAGGGAATTTTAGGTATAAAAATTGGTATGACGCAAATATTCAATCAAGATGGTCGGGTTATTCCTGCGACCGTTATTGAGGCGGGTCCTTGTGTTGTTACTCAAATGAAGAGTTGCGATAAAGATGGGTATAATGCTGTGCAGATTGGTTGTGGAGATATAAAAGAGAATAAAGTAAATAAGCCGCTTAAAGGTCATTTTGATAAATCGAAAGTGGGTTATAAAAGATATTTGGCGGAGTTACGTTTAGACAAAAACGAAAGTTTTGAATTGGGCCAATCAATTACAGTCGATATTTTCTCAGAAGGAGAAAAGACTGATGTGGTTGGTATATCAAAAGGAAAAGGTTTTGCCGGGGTTGTTAAGAGATGGGGTTTTGGAGGAGGGCCAGCCTCTCACGGGTCTCATTTTCATAGAAGTACTGGTTCAATAGGTATGTGTGCAACTCCTTCAAGAGTATTAAAAGGGAGAAAATTTCCTGGGCGTATGGGTGGTAAGCGAGTTACCACTCAGAACCTTGAGGTAGTCAAAGTAGATAAGGAGCGCAATTTGCTTTTACTTAAAGGGAGTGTTCCGGGGGCTAATGGAGATTTAGTTTTGATAAAGAATGCTGTTAAGGAAAGCAGTAAATAA
- the rpsJ gene encoding 30S ribosomal protein S10 has translation MANQKIRIRLKAFDHEIVDQSAKKIVETVKRTGATISGPIPLPTEKSLYCVIRSPHVNKDSREHFEMHTHKRLIDILEPTPKTVDSLMRLDLPAGVDIEIKL, from the coding sequence ATGGCCAACCAAAAAATTAGAATTAGATTGAAAGCGTTCGATCACGAAATTGTTGATCAGTCGGCGAAGAAAATTGTAGAAACCGTTAAGAGAACGGGGGCCACTATTTCAGGACCAATTCCTCTGCCAACAGAAAAGAGTCTCTATTGTGTTATTCGCTCTCCTCACGTTAATAAGGATTCGAGAGAGCATTTTGAAATGCATACACATAAACGGCTCATAGATATACTTGAGCCAACACCGAAAACAGTGGACTCTTTAATGAGGCTAGATTTACCAGCAGGGGTAGATATAGAAATAAAACTTTAA